Proteins from a genomic interval of Nitrospirae bacterium CG2_30_53_67:
- a CDS encoding sugar kinase, giving the protein MSLLVVGSIAFDSVKTPFGKVEEAIGGSAVYFSLSAGFFNDINLVAVVGKDFPEHEIAFLNTRNVDTQGLQRVDGKTFRWKGEYSFELNEAHTLETHLNVFENFTPEIPDSYRDAEYVFLANIDPELQWSVLQQVKSPDFVGMDTMNFWIGRKREALMEVLKKVNILTINDGEARQLTEEANLVKAARKILSYGPKILIIKRGEYGALMFNGASIFSAPAYPLETVFDPTGAGDSFAGGFMGYLSNVQNVNEETLRRAMIFGSVMASFNVEDFSINRLRSLKYKEIERRFRMFKDLTHFEDI; this is encoded by the coding sequence ATGAGTCTTCTTGTCGTAGGATCCATTGCCTTTGATTCGGTCAAAACCCCGTTCGGGAAAGTGGAAGAGGCGATAGGCGGATCGGCCGTCTATTTTTCTTTGTCCGCGGGTTTCTTCAATGACATCAATCTGGTGGCCGTGGTCGGAAAGGATTTTCCCGAACACGAGATCGCATTCCTCAACACCAGAAATGTGGATACGCAGGGTCTGCAAAGGGTTGATGGGAAAACCTTTCGATGGAAGGGGGAGTATTCCTTTGAACTCAACGAGGCCCATACCCTGGAGACCCACCTCAATGTCTTTGAAAACTTCACCCCTGAGATCCCGGATTCATACCGGGATGCCGAATACGTGTTTCTGGCCAATATCGATCCCGAACTTCAATGGTCCGTGCTGCAACAGGTGAAGAGTCCGGACTTTGTGGGTATGGACACCATGAACTTCTGGATAGGACGCAAACGGGAAGCCCTGATGGAAGTCCTGAAAAAAGTGAACATCCTGACCATCAACGACGGAGAAGCCAGGCAGTTGACTGAAGAGGCCAATCTGGTCAAAGCCGCCCGAAAAATTCTCTCATATGGGCCTAAGATACTCATCATCAAGCGGGGGGAATACGGCGCCCTGATGTTCAACGGCGCAAGCATCTTTTCGGCGCCGGCCTATCCGTTGGAGACGGTCTTCGATCCGACCGGCGCAGGAGACTCTTTTGCCGGAGGGTTCATGGGGTATCTGTCCAATGTACAGAACGTCAATGAAGAGACGCTCCGCCGGGCCATGATATTCGGCAGCGTCATGGCTTCATTTAATGTGGAGGATTTCAGTATCAACCGGCTGCGGAGTCTGAAGTATAAAGAGATCGAGCGGCGTTTCAGGATGTTCAAGGATCTGACCCATTTTGAGGATATCTGA
- a CDS encoding Mn transporter: MLNTRTKSILKKIRIFISVMGPGIITANVDNDAGGIATYTVAGAHFGYSLLWSFIPIIFVLIVVQEMASRMAVVTGKGLADLIREEMGVKVTFYAMVVLIVANIGNVMAEFAGIAASADLFGIRRSVLIILCALFVWWLVVKGNYKSVEKVFLVACIFYLSYIISGFVTRPDWSEVARQTVRPQLHMNKVYLVMLIGLIGTTIAPWMQFYQQASVVEKGIKLKEYAYHRLDVIIGAFIVNIVAFFIIVVCAGTLFKHGIMVETAKDAALALKPLAGDYCYMLFAFGLFNASLFAASILPLSTAYSVCEGMGWELGVNKHFREAPQFYSLYTGIIILGAVFILIPNISLVKIMFFSQVANGLLLPFVLILMLRLVNNKRLMGEFVNSRVYNMAAWLTVILMIVLSLALLFFMCVPG; encoded by the coding sequence ATGCTGAACACCAGGACCAAATCCATACTGAAAAAGATCCGGATATTCATCTCAGTCATGGGGCCCGGCATCATCACGGCCAACGTGGACAATGATGCCGGCGGCATCGCCACCTATACCGTGGCCGGCGCGCATTTCGGCTACTCCCTGCTCTGGTCTTTCATCCCGATCATCTTTGTCCTGATCGTGGTACAGGAGATGGCGAGCCGCATGGCCGTGGTCACAGGCAAGGGGCTTGCGGACCTGATCCGGGAGGAAATGGGGGTCAAGGTCACTTTTTATGCCATGGTCGTCCTGATCGTGGCCAACATCGGCAACGTCATGGCGGAATTCGCGGGCATCGCAGCCAGCGCGGACCTCTTCGGGATCAGAAGGTCCGTGCTCATCATCCTCTGTGCCCTGTTCGTCTGGTGGCTGGTGGTCAAGGGGAATTATAAATCCGTGGAAAAGGTCTTCCTGGTGGCGTGCATCTTTTATCTCTCCTACATTATTTCAGGTTTTGTCACCAGGCCGGACTGGTCCGAGGTCGCCAGGCAGACGGTCCGGCCGCAATTGCACATGAACAAGGTCTACCTGGTCATGCTGATCGGCCTGATCGGGACCACGATCGCGCCCTGGATGCAGTTTTATCAGCAGGCATCGGTTGTGGAGAAGGGGATCAAGCTCAAGGAGTACGCCTATCACCGTCTCGATGTCATCATCGGCGCCTTTATCGTCAACATCGTGGCTTTTTTTATCATCGTGGTTTGTGCCGGCACCCTCTTCAAACACGGCATTATGGTGGAGACGGCCAAGGACGCGGCCCTGGCCTTAAAGCCCCTGGCAGGCGATTATTGTTATATGCTCTTTGCGTTCGGGCTTTTCAACGCCTCCCTGTTTGCCGCTTCCATCCTCCCCCTTTCCACGGCCTATTCGGTCTGCGAAGGCATGGGGTGGGAACTGGGGGTCAACAAGCATTTCCGGGAGGCGCCGCAGTTCTATTCCCTCTACACCGGCATTATCATCCTGGGGGCCGTCTTCATCCTGATCCCCAATATCTCCCTGGTGAAGATCATGTTTTTCTCCCAGGTGGCCAATGGCCTGCTCCTGCCGTTTGTCCTGATCCTGATGCTTCGCCTCGTGAACAACAAGCGTCTCATGGGGGAGTTCGTCAATTCCAGGGTCTATAATATGGCGGCATGGCTGACCGTGATCCTGATGATCGTCCTCTCTCTGGCCCTGCTGTTTTTCATGTGCGTCCCGGGTTAA
- a CDS encoding methylthioadenosine phosphorylase: MPEAIEIGVIGGSGLYEIQGIEGLREAAVSTPFGDPSDLFHVGKLNGIGVAFLPRHGRGHRILPSDINFRANIYAMKKLGVRRIISVSAVGSMKEEIAPGDIVIPDQFFDHTKKRVSTFFGDGIAGHVAMADPVCRDLCGILIRAGKRAGAKIHEGGTYLCIEGPQFSTRAESKIFRSWGVDVIGMTNVTEAKLAREAGICYATLALSTDYDCWHTEEEGVSADAVLSILRNNVAKAKEMIRLSLSGEILQTSCRCRDAVKGAILTDPSRFPEETRRRLEFLL, translated from the coding sequence ATGCCGGAAGCCATTGAGATCGGCGTGATCGGCGGGAGCGGGCTTTACGAAATCCAGGGGATCGAAGGGCTCCGGGAGGCTGCCGTCAGCACTCCCTTCGGGGATCCATCGGATCTGTTCCACGTGGGAAAACTGAACGGCATCGGGGTCGCATTCCTGCCGCGGCATGGCAGGGGGCATCGCATCCTCCCCTCCGACATCAATTTTAGGGCCAATATCTATGCCATGAAAAAACTCGGGGTCCGGAGGATCATCTCAGTGAGCGCGGTGGGGAGCATGAAGGAAGAGATCGCACCGGGTGACATCGTGATCCCGGACCAGTTCTTCGATCATACAAAGAAGCGCGTCAGCACGTTCTTCGGCGATGGGATTGCGGGGCACGTGGCCATGGCCGATCCGGTATGCAGGGATCTCTGCGGCATTCTCATTCGGGCGGGGAAGCGGGCCGGCGCTAAGATCCATGAAGGGGGGACCTACCTCTGTATTGAAGGCCCTCAGTTCTCCACACGGGCTGAATCCAAAATTTTCCGGAGCTGGGGCGTGGATGTGATCGGAATGACCAATGTGACCGAGGCCAAGCTCGCCCGGGAGGCTGGGATCTGTTATGCGACCCTGGCCCTTTCAACGGATTATGACTGCTGGCACACGGAAGAGGAGGGCGTGAGCGCGGATGCCGTGCTTTCGATCCTGCGGAACAACGTGGCCAAGGCCAAGGAGATGATCCGGCTCTCTCTTTCCGGGGAGATTCTGCAGACGAGTTGCAGGTGCAGGGATGCCGTGAAGGGGGCCATCCTCACGGATCCGTCCCGTTTCCCCGAAGAGACACGGAGACGGCTTGAGTTTCTCTTATAG